A region of Actinobacillus porcitonsillarum DNA encodes the following proteins:
- the orn gene encoding oligoribonuclease: protein MSQDKQNLIWIDLEMTGLDPEKERIIEIATIVTDKDLNILAEGPVLAIKQSDELLAKMSDWCVKTHTENGLIERVKNSKLTERAAELQTIDFLKRWVPKGASPICGNSVPQDKRFLYKYMPDLADYFHYRHLDVSTLKELANRWKPEILTQFKKRNTHLALDDIRESINELKFYREHFIKL, encoded by the coding sequence ATGTCTCAAGATAAACAAAACCTTATCTGGATTGATCTTGAAATGACGGGATTAGATCCGGAAAAAGAAAGAATTATTGAAATCGCGACAATTGTCACCGATAAAGATCTTAATATTTTAGCAGAAGGTCCGGTGTTAGCGATCAAACAGTCGGATGAACTCTTAGCGAAAATGAGCGATTGGTGTGTGAAAACTCATACCGAAAATGGGCTGATTGAACGTGTGAAAAACAGCAAACTCACGGAAAGAGCCGCAGAGCTTCAAACCATTGATTTTCTTAAACGCTGGGTGCCTAAAGGTGCGTCTCCGATTTGTGGTAATAGCGTTCCGCAAGATAAGCGTTTTCTTTACAAATATATGCCGGATTTAGCGGATTATTTCCACTATCGCCATTTAGATGTTAGTACATTAAAAGAGTTAGCAAATCGTTGGAAGCCTGAAATACTGACACAATTCAAAAAGCGTAATACGCATTTGGCGCTTGATGATATTCGGGAATCCATCAATGAATTAAAATTCTATCGCGAACATTTTATTAAACTTTAA